The genomic stretch GTTTTCGCGATACAAAgcaaaaaagtctaaataaaatgatgctttacaagtaaatgctattttttcaataaaaaaagctgtgaaaTTGCTAggaatttctgagtgaaaacaGTTTCTTTGACGGAAGTTCAAACTGCGCTCTCTGTTTTATTACGTTACTGCAGCTGCGCTTTCTTCAGGTTGAGCAGCGCACATCTTGATACTCAAGTTCTTGCCCATTCTTCTTGCTGAAGACATTTCTGTCAAGCACACTTGCCAAAGAGCGCTTCTGAGCTCCTCTACAGATGCTCTGGCGCCGAGATCTCCAGGACAGGACCGCTCTGGCTCCTTCTGATAACGTTTCAGGTCACCGTCCTGCTGGAAGTCAAACGTCCCAGCGCTCCTGTAATTTACCGCATGCATTCCTCCAGCAGTTTCACAGAGAGTCAAGCATCAAGGAGTCCAGGAGTCCAGCTCCAATAAACTGCTATTAAGTGAGAATCAAGCGTTTCCAGCACAATAATTCAGACATTTCCTTCCACGTGAACGACACACCACTACACCCGACACAGAGAAGCACTCTGAGATATAGTAAACTTCTTCTGTCCCGCTGGTTTCCAGGAACACGTTCTCTGGTCTGTAGCGTCTCAGAACTCAAGACTGCATGAGACTTAATGCtgtattaaagaaacaaacttatctccatcttggatggcctgaaaGTGGacactgtttttaaatttttggcgcagtgttcctttaagcaGTGAAGAAGCGTATCTGTTACGGCTCTCACGCTCTCAGTAAAAATACTCGGCACCTTTGACATAAAGCAGCCGTTGGCTTCCTGTCCAGAGGCCAGAGCCGTCTCTGCCGTTTCCTTCTCTATGAGCTTGCGCCGGCACACTCGGACACACCGGTCTCCAGCGAGTGTCCAGTGGgaatataaacacacagacgTGATCTAGCTGACGGTCAGCGCTGTGTTTTAACCGCTGGTCTGTGTAAACATGCTGCTGCACTATAAGGGGTCGTTCGCACCGAACGTGTTTTTGCATTCCACCGCGCGGCtttctcattgtttttttctacGTAAACATGCACTAGATGGATGTTTCTGACTGCAGAGCTCGAGGCACGCAACTGTTGCAAAGTCTTGACAATGCATGATGAAATACCTCAAGCAGTGCGCTAAGATTTAAGaagttacatttataaacaaaagaaaGCCTCTCGGGGCTTTTGAGTCTTTGTCCAATCCGCCGCCCTGCATCTTGCGTTCTCGAATGTTTTCACATTCCACTTAACGGAGACACGCACTGGATGGACATGTTTGGTGCTCCACGTCAGCTTCTGGCACACGACGGTGCAATCTAAACATGCGATGCTTGAGTTAAATGtagtttaacttttaaaaatgcatctctAGACAATGCTTTTTCAACACACTTGTGTTTTCGAATGCAGCATTTTCCAGAtgcttcacaaaaaaattaatgttaGAAAATTCCATAATACTATTTACAGAAATGAATACTATGAATGACATACCCTCACATTATTGCCTCTCTTTTCATGTAATAAAAGAATTTTGggataaaaatttaattgagcTATTGAGAGATCCCTATACACTTTAacagacaatatatatatatatagcaaaagaaaaatgttaaaggtTTAAAACAGTACATGACAAACAGATTAGTGGTTTCTGGGGGAAACTTTCCCTTTAACCCCAGCTTTAGGGTTAGTTACTGTCATGGGTTAGTTAGGGTGAGGGTTAGGGATAAACTGTGACTCGGACCTCGGCTTATTTCCCGAAGGACATTCATGATTTGGAATTCAGGGGGAGTTTCTCTCCGACCCCGTCGACTcggcctttctctctctctctctctgagccgAACCAACAGAAACTATACAAGTGTTTCAGGAATGCTGGAGTGGgccgagagacagagagacagagagagagagagagagagagagagagagagagagagagagagagagagagagagagagagagagagagagagagagagagagagagagagacagagagagagagagaggaacgtAAGATGTTCAGGAGGAAAACACGCAGAAGATGCATATTTTAGAGAGAAAGGGCAACATGAGGGAGAAAAGAAGACagataaaaaactattaataatcatGCTTGCCATGAGCCCAATGAGAAATATCTGGAgtgtatttacaataaaaactaaTGAATGCTGACTCAAGACTTactgttttttcattaaatatagaGATTTTATGCCATTTacactaataactaataaatgcGTGGCTTAAGACTCAGATCTTCtgttcatataaaacatttgcatgtaGTCCATGCAGTTAGCACTAAATAACTAACAGGTCGCTCAGGACTTTGATAATATTCAAGATTTGGATGTACGTTAATTACAAACCTAAACTGCACTAATAACTAATACATTCGTAGCTGAAGACctacatttatcatttatatgaaCGATTTAGATGTACATTTACTGCAGTACGTTAGACTTCACTTTACTAATTATATTAAAGATTGAAATGTACATCTTATAGCTTTTACACAGAAAAGGTTTCTCTCCAAACCAGCCCGACCTTCTCAAACGAGCTGGAGGAACAGAAAGCTGTTTTGTCGTATTAAAAATCATAACGTCCTGGTCCAGCTGACATCGCTTATATCATTTCATATCACTGTACTCACTTTTTTTCAGTGGTTTTCTCCGGTATCTGGCTAATTTAAAGGCTGTTTTGGCAGTTTCCTGAGGGCAGATGGTCAGACATGAGCTTTAAAGCCCAAATCCCCTCAGAGAGCAAAGGATTACCACATTTACTCTCAGCAGCATCTTCACGGCTTCCTCCTGAAACGATCCTGACAGCTTCCCGAAGGTCTCCGAGGCGTCTTGAGTCGCGTTTCTTTATCCGCGAGACGCTCAGCCCTGACCGAAGAGTCTGACGGTTTAACGGACGCagtttaaaaagcttttgaaacTCTCGCGGCGCGGTCAATGACGTCCGTTTAAAAAACACCAGATCCAACAGAACCGCCACAAAGTTACACGACAACGCAGAGGCTTACCTGCATCGCTTCGAAGACCATCTTATTCCATATTTTCTTCGTTTTCCTCAAATCTGAGCGCGCCAGAAACCCCGCCGCTCCGGGATAATTCAGCGTAATCTGCTGGAGGAAGCGGGGTGGGGCGACGGATACGAGAGACACGCCTCCCTCACGTGCATGTGCGCGTACGGGCCAATCAGAGACTGCAGGACGGATTATTTACTCCGCCCATCCAATCAAAACAGATGTGGCGGGTTATTCATCTATGTACCGCTTTGCCCTGaggattttttcccccctaaaaaaaaaaaaaaaaaaaaactaaccagtaaataatacatgttttaaatactaaatatatttatttgcaacacgttttaaattttagtagagagcgagagaactcattattaaatagaaatacatttagcatgcatttatttgctattaATTTGCCATGTTCGACATTTAATaacctaaataaaattaaatactgttcAGAACCAATCTCAagacataattaaatatatttaatttttatgaatcaattttctaaatgtataaatgtgttaattaaaatgctgaaattgCTCAAAACAATTGTTCTCATAATTAGAATACTtatgcgtacacacacacactcacacacacacacacacacacacacacacacacacacacacacacacacacacacacacacacacacacacacacacacacacacacacacacacacacacacacacacacacacacacactcacacacacacacacactcacacacacacacacacacacacacacacacacacacacgtctgatgTTTGCTGTAGAGCAGATGGACCTGCTGTGTGACAGCAGAAGGCAAAGCTTCCTTTTTACAAAGATCAACATAATCacacaatcaaacacacacacacacacaagggttAAACGCAGGAAGAAATCAGAGATTAATACATCTGGATCTGTATTTACGGTCATGCAGATGGCAAAGCAGCTTACAGAGTAGGGCGAAGTAGAAAAACAGGTAAAGTTTACTCTGTTTGCAAGCCTCCGCTCAGTTTAAACACACGTAGCACTTAGCAGCATTAAAGTATgtcacattataataataataatcctcgTCTGATGGTAAAGACAACATCCCTCCATCTgttcttttcttcatttctgttgtttttcaggGCAGATCAGCGCCGAGAGGAACTGCCTGCTCTTCCTGCCGCCCCATTCCCACGTCCTGCTTCGGTCCCgtcctgacctttgacccctctCCGTCCCTAAAAAGACACACTGGAGCGGAGGAGGACGGAGGACATCGAGTTATTCTGCagacatttacaaacaaatatCTCTGGAGATTCAGAGGCCTTAGAGACTTATTCCAAATCGTGTCGCGGTAGATCCCCAAGATCAAAGAATCcaataaatcacacagaatcAAGAGagtaaccctaactctaacagTGTGAGAagaacaacaacacacacagtctgtacaCTATACAACATTACACCTGTGAAGAGACAGCATAAAACAAgaaacacaacgtgtgtgtgagcgtgtgtgtgtgtgagagagagagaggtgtgtgtgtgtgagagagagagatgtgtgtgtgagcgtgtgtgtgtgtgagagagagaggtgtgtgtgtgtgtgtgtgtgtgtgtgtgtgagagagagagagagagtgtgtgtgtgtgtgtgtgtgtgtgtgtgtgtgtgtgtgtgagagagagagagtgtgtgtgtgtgtgtgtgtgtgtgtgtgtgagagagagagatgtgtgtgtgtgtgtgtgtgtgtgtgtgtgtgagagagagagagatgtgtgtgtgtgtgtgagaatcagaatcagaatcagaatcactttattgccaggtatgtttgcacatacgaggaatttgttttagtgacaaaaactctacagtgcaacacgataacaagacaagacagatataaagagaattatgtacaacatacaaaatataaaatgtgcaacacagcaaaaataaaaatagaaaaaataaaaatatataccataaacattcaagtgtaacaggaattatgttctctgtgtgtgtgagagtgtgtgtgtgtgtgtgtgtgtgtgtgtgtgtgtgtgtgtgtgtgtgtgtgagagagagaaagagagatgtgtgtatgtgtgtgtgtgtgtgtgtgtgtgtgtgagagagaaagagagatgtgtgtatgtgtgtgtgtgtgtgtgtgtgtgtgtgtgtgtgtgagtgtgtgtgtgtgtgtgtgtgtgtgtgtgtgtgtgtgtgtgtgtgtgtgtgtgtgtgtgtgtgtgtgtgtgtgtgtgtgtgtgtgtgtgtgtgcacgctgCCCTCTACAGGACACACACATCATTAATGCTGTTCGACCAAactgttttacataaaaagatttaaaaaattcaaataaaaagcgTAAAAATATCAATGATTCCAAGGATAAAAccctaaaaacaataaatataacgTAAGAGgttttagataaaagcatcttccAAATGCATGAATTTGAACAAGATATAGATAGAGACACAACAATCTGAATATGGggtatatattttcttttttcaagtAAGAGTAGTGTCTAGTAACacaatacttttaaaaactaaCTTTTGTGATGATCCATTCAGTCAATgatctcttctcttctttcaGACAGGAAGTCTTCAGACAGTTACACCTGCACTTCCTGTCCTTCTAATCTGTGTGTTCCTGTCGTCTCTCTCTGGGTTTAAGGCAGGTTTCACTCTCAGTCTTTGCAGCGCAGAGAGAAACACTAAAGGCCGCAGTATTCAGAACAACACCACAAGAAATACAGCGTGAcgacagaaataaaaatcacatttcaacAAGTATGAATATATTGAACGGTATGCGTAAGAAACGCACAGGAAGTTGAACTAACAGGAAGAGAAATCACTGACTTGCACTTCCAGGGCCGTCAACACAGTCACACAACAGACTGATTTTATTAGTCACGACGACACAATCATTAAATGAGTCACTTCATTCAGATGTTGCTCGTTAATGCTCCACATATTTAGGATGCAGCAGCAACCACGTAACTAGTTGACATGACAGAAAAGGCACATTTACAGTGTATTTGTCTAATCTGAATGACTTCCACCCAGAAACACAAACTGAAAGTTACTTTAAGTGCaattaagcaaatatttaaatgtatacttaTAGGCATTTGTGCAGTTTAAGAGACATCTCAAGCATCAGTTATTAAAATGATGCAACGATGTAGTTCAGACGTGCTCTTACAGGACATGCCTTTCGGTTCAGATGTGAAATATGTTACTGCGTTCCGTTTCCTGTTTCAGTCTGAATGACACACAATCCTGATCAACACTATAAACACAGACGAAGAGTCGAAGTGAGCATGAATCAGTTTGTGAAACTTTGGAAGAGACTGATTACTAAAGATAACTGCAAGAAGCATGATGCAATATGAGGCAATGATACATTGATGGATTATGTCGtcctgtgtgtgagtgtgtgagtgtgtgtgtgtgtgtgtgtgtgtgtgtgtgagtgtgtgtgtgcgtgtgtgtgtgtgtgtgtgtgtgtgtgtgtgtgtgtgtgtgtgtgtgtgtgtgtgtgtgtgtgagtgtgtgtgagtgtgtgtgtgagtgtttgtaaGAGAGCGATAGAGTACTTGTAAACGGATGTAAACTCACACACATCACTGctaaacacactcactcagcaACAGGTAAAATGATTCTACaggtaattgtgtgtgtgtgtgtgtgagtgtttgtgtgtgtgtgtgtgtgtgtgtgtttctgctgatacttttaaggtttcattCAGAACACCccagaaaatgaaaagcacTACTGaagacaccctagcaactgcaacTTCATAGCAACTATgaagaacaccttagcaaccttATAGCAACTATgaacaacaccctagcaacttcATAGCAACTATGAACAATACCTTAGCAACTACTCAGAACACCCCAGAGAATGCATAGCAACTATGAactacaccctagcaaccccatagCAACTATTCAGAACACCCCAGAAAATGCACAGCAAGTACAaacaacaccttagcaacctcaTAGCAACTATgaacaacaccctagcaatcgTATAGCAACTATGaacaacaccttagcaacctcaTAGCAACTATgaacaacaccctagcaatctTATAGCAACTATGaacaacaccttagcaacctcatagcaaccatttttttttcggCAGCTTCAGATTAtctttggctttatttttgtcCTTCTGAGATTATTTGATCAGATTAAAAAATGCCTTAAAGCACTCCcatgtttgtattttgtattaaagtCAAATGATCAAAGtgatttagattatttaaactCACAATAGCTACAACGAGGCAATACTCATGCAGTTTAAAGTGGTTTtacaacaccttagcaacctcaTAGCAACTATgaacaacaccctagcaatctTATAGCAACTATGaacaacaccttagcaacctcaTAGCAACTACTCAGAACACCCCAAAAATTGCAtagcaattacaaaaaaaataccataGCAACTATgaacaacaccctagcaaccactcagaacaccgtGGCAACCATTCATCAAACTGAAGAAATCACCTTCCAGAATATTTCAATCTGAATTCAGTTCCGTTTGGTTGTTAAATGTGAATCAGGAAGAAAGATTGAGACACAGAGTAATCAGATCATGTGATCCAGACAGAAACTGACGAGAAACGTTTTGACTTTCGATTGCAAACTCTGGAAGCTTTCCATTTAATCTCGCTCTCGATGTGTTTGCAGTTGATGTGAAGTCTTTAAATTACTTTGTGTTCATATTCTCAGAAGGTTTGGATGTGATGAAACGTCTCTGGAGAGGGAGATCGGGTCAGAAACTCAAAGTtgaagtgtgtgagagagacagaaagcagAAGTGACATATCTTCTCCGATCACACCGTTTCCTCTCACAGTTACACAGCGGAAGACGCCACTTCCTCAAAACGACACAACACTGCCGTCGCAAACACCTCCGACTGCGCGACgcaggtaaacacacacatctgctccGTCTGTGCCATCAGGATGGAGGCGTTCAGCTCGAAGGACATGGCCATGAAGGCCCAGAAGAAGATCCTCAGTCACATGGCCAGTAAGTCGGTGGCTCACATGTTCATCGATGACAACAGCGGCGAGGTTCTGGACGAGCTGTACCGCGTCTCCAAGGAGCACTCGGGGAACCGCAACGAGGCCCAGAAGGTGGTGAAGAACATGATCAAGATCGCCGTGAAGGTGGGGGTTCTGTTCCGACACGACAAGTTCAGCGCCGACGAGCTGAGTGTAGCCCAGGACTTCAGGAAAAAACTCCACCATGGAGCCATGACGGCCATCAGCTTCCAGGAGGTACAAACACTCATCAGTCGTATTGACATGCTAACGCTGTATCGTGATTAATCATCAGCCGTGCTGCTTTTTATAGTGTTAAAGTACAGGGTATGCATCGCCCTGCAGCGCTTGTGGTGTCGTTTCACACCAGCCAGGAAGAAGCCACTTAGAAACCATCAACAGTAGCCTAGCGGTCACATAGTACTGCTCAGAACACCCCAGGAACGACACAGAACaacatagcaaccacccagagcgccctagcaacagggTATTCTAGGTACCAAACACCTAATCATTTAGAACACCCCAGAAACTATGTAGCAATTACAAAGAACTtcatagcaaccacacagagcaccctagcaaccacccagaatgcCCTAGCAACTGGATGTTGCTGTAAGTACCAACCGCATAACTATTCTGCAAGATACTGCGTATCAACTACAAAGAACAATcatagcaaccatttagagcaccCTAACAACAAgttagaacaccctagcaaccacccagaaagCCCTAGCAACTGGATGTTGCTGTAAGTACCAACCGCATAATTATTCGGCAAGGAACTGCATATCAACTACAAAGAACAATcatagcaaccatttagagcaccCTAACAACAACTttgaacaccctagcaaccacccagaaagCCCTAGCAACTGGATGTTGCTGTAAGTAGCAACCGCATTACTATTCTGCAAACAACTGCGTATCAACTACAAAGAACAACcatagcaaccatttagagcaccCTAACAACAACTTAGAGCACCCgaataaaagtcagaattggGAGATACGAAGTCGCAGTCGTGAGAGTGAGTGTATGTCCAGCGATTCTGAGATTACAGCTCACAATTCTGACCTTATAATTGGCTCTTGTAAGTTGGAATTGCGAGTCTGAATTGcgaagtaaacatttttttcctttttaactgAGTGGCAGAAATAGGCTCCcatagtttagtttagtttttctgCAGGTGCTCTTTTCTCAAGAGTTAAGAATAAGGACTCTTATtttggaaatgaatgaaaacacgTGCCGTCAGCTGATCAATCGC from Puntigrus tetrazona isolate hp1 unplaced genomic scaffold, ASM1883169v1 S000000746, whole genome shotgun sequence encodes the following:
- the tnfaip8l2a gene encoding tumor necrosis factor, alpha-induced protein 8-like protein 2 A; protein product: MEAFSSKDMAMKAQKKILSHMASKSVAHMFIDDNSGEVLDELYRVSKEHSGNRNEAQKVVKNMIKIAVKVGVLFRHDKFSADELSVAQDFRKKLHHGAMTAISFQEVEFTFDKSVMMELLAECRDLLLKLVEKHLTPKSLDRIRHVFNHYSDPELLTHLYDPQGTLWPNLSKICSGLNRMIEEGKL